The proteins below are encoded in one region of Coffea arabica cultivar ET-39 chromosome 4c, Coffea Arabica ET-39 HiFi, whole genome shotgun sequence:
- the LOC113742461 gene encoding GTP-binding nuclear protein Ran1B-like: MMFDVTARLTFKNVATWHRDLCRVCENIPAVLCGNKMDVKNRQVKAKQVTFHRKKSIQYCEISGKSNHNYEKPFLYLLRKLAGDPNLNFAEQPALVPPEVRIDMVAQQQ; this comes from the exons ATGATGTTTGATGTTACAGCACGTTTGACCTTCAAGAATGTGGCAACATGGCATCGTGATCTCTGCAG GGTGTGCGAAAATATACCTGCTGTTTTGTGTGGGAATAAAATGGATGTCAAGAACAGGCAGGTAAAAGCAAAGCAGGTCACATTCCATAGAAAGAAGAGTATCCAGTACTGTGAAATTTCGGGGAAGAGCAACCACAACTACGAGAAGCCGTTTCTCTATCTTCTTCGGAAACTTGCTGG GGACCCTAACCTTAACTTTGCAGAGCAGCCTGCTCTTGTACCACCTGAAGTTCGTATTGACATGGTTGCACAGCAGCAGTAA
- the LOC113741958 gene encoding cytochrome P450 734A1-like: MAETFHWFWLLLISYFLAVCVCKVLVHYWWLPRRVEYQFLQQGIKGPEYHFFLGNLKELASLMSRASSQEMPLSHNILPRVLSFYHHWKKIYGASFLVWFGHTPRLTIADPVLIRDIFVTKSEYFEKNEPPPLVKKLEGDGLLSLKGEKWAHHRKIITPAFHIKNLKLMIPMMANSMGKMLKQWSKMSSNDGKVEIEVSEWFQNLAEDVITRTAFGSSYEDGRAIYQLQAQQMVYATEAYQKVFIPGYRFLPTKKNRISWRLDKEIRKSLMKLIDKRRKNASAKGLSEECPNDLLELMIKASLKETTKKTVPNNSTSNSNTSSLMSSSSITVHDIVEECKTVFFAGKHTTSNLLTWTTILLAMHPKWQELAREEVLRVCGARDTPTEDDVATLRTLGMILNESLRLYPPAVAAIRRAKVDVELGDLRIPQGTELLIPIVAVHHDPELWGNDANEFNPARFAGGVGHAARHSMAFLPFGLGSRRCIGQNLAILQAKLAIAMILQRFSFDLSPTYQHAPTVQMLLYPQYGAPIMFQKL; this comes from the exons ATGGCAGAAACCTTCCACTGGTTTTGGCTTCTGCTTATCTCATATTTTCTAGCAGTATGTGTTTGCAAGGTTTTGGTTCACTACTGGTGGCTGCCAAGAAGAGTTGAGTATCAGTTTTTACAGCAAGGAATTAAAGGCCCAGAGTATCATTTCTTTCTTGGAAACCTCAAGGAGCTTGCAAGTTTGATGTCCAGGGCTTCCTCCCAAGAAATGCCTCTTTCTCACAACATACTCCCCAGGGTTCTGTCTTTCTATCATCATTGGAAGAAAATCTATG GCGCAAGCTTTCTTGTATGGTTCGGACATACACCTCGTCTCACCATAGCTGACCCTGTCCTTATTAGAGACATTTTCGTTACAAAGTCAGAATACTTTGAGAAAAATGAACCACCTCCCCTTGTTAAGAAGCTTGAAGGTGATGGTCTATTAAGTCTCAAAGGAGAAAAATGGGCTCATCATAGAAAGATCATTACACCAGCCTTCCACATAAAAAATCTCAag CTGATGATACCCATGATGGCGAATAGCATGGGGAAGATGCTGAAACAATGGTCCAAAATGTCGTCAAATGACGGCAAGGTGGAAATTGAAGTCTCAGAATGGTTCCAAAACTTGGCAGAAGATGTCATCACCCGCACAGCATTCGGAAGTAGCTATGAAGATGGAAGGGCTATTTACCAACTTCAAGCTCAGCAAATGGTCTATGCCACTGAAGCATATCAAAAAGTGTTCATTCCGGGTTATAG GTTTTTGCCCACCAAAAAGAACAGAATTTCTTGGAGACTGgacaaagaaattagaaaatcCTTGATGAAACTCATCGACAAGAGGAGAAAAAATGCGAGTGCCAAGGGGTTGTCAGAGGAATGTCCAAACGATTTGCTGGAACTCATGATCAAGGCCAGTTTGaaggaaacaacaaaaaaaacagtCCCAAATAATTCAACTTCGAATTCAAACACGTCGTCATTAATGTCCTCGTCGTCCATCACAGTTCATGACATTGTTGAGGAATGCAAGACAGTTTTCTTCGCCGGAAAGCACACCACATCAAACTTGCTGACGTGGACGACCATTTTATTAGCTATGCATCCTAAGTGGCAGGAACTGGCACGTGAGGAGGTCTTGAGGGTGTGCGGAGCACGTGATACACCTACTGAAGACGATGTTGCCACGCTTAGGACG CTGGGCATGATATTGAATGAATCTCTGAGATTATATCCACCAGCAGTGGCAGCAATCAGGAGGGCCAAGGTGGATGTAGAATTGGGAGACCTAAGGATCCCACAGGGCACAGAGCTCCTCATACCAATCGTGGCCGTTCATCATGATCCAGAGTTGTGGGGCAACGATGCAAATGAGTTTAACCCCGCCAGATTTGCGGGAGGGGTAGGACATGCAGCCAGGCATTCAATGGCTTTCCTGCCTTTCGGATTAGGCTCCCGTAGATGCATTGGCCAGAATCTAGCCATATTGCAAGCGAAATTAGCCATTGCTATGATTCTACAACGCTTCTCTTTTGATCTATCGCCAACTTACCAGCATGCACCCACTGTTCAGATGCTTCTATATCCACAGTATGGTGCACCCATTATGTTCCAAAAATTGTAG